Below is a genomic region from Miscanthus floridulus cultivar M001 chromosome 1, ASM1932011v1, whole genome shotgun sequence.
GGGAGGAGGGGCACCACGGCGGAGGGGTCACgcgaggcgaggcggaggacGGCCTCAGCAgtaggcggtggcggcggaggtTGCTGCGACAAGGGCTGACTGGAAGAGGCTGTGGCCGCCGACATCGCCGGAGCGGGAGACGGCGGCGGGCAGTTCGGATGTTCGGGCGGGAAATGAGTGGGGTTTTCCGTCGCTTGAGTCCCGCGAGGAGCTTTCTTAACAAGCTTGGTCGTTTCGTAGCCCAGATATTGGGCCGGCCCATGTATACCGTGGGCTTGGGGTAGGCATCTGACCCGGGTTATAGAACTTTTGAATTGCGTCCTGTGACTTGTGACTACGATAACGAGGGGTGAGGACGTCCTTACCTCCGGACCCTATCTTCCCAAATAAAAAAATATCTCTCACTTCATCTCACGTGCTCGTCATAGGCTCCCCACTGCTTCCTCCACCCCATGCTTGTCGCAAACAGCTCTGCTTTCTCTGCCCCGTGCTCGTCACAGGCTCCGCTCCGCTTCCTCCGCCCTGTGGCCCTCGCGCGCCTCTGTGACGCCAGGCTCCAGCGTTTGAGTCGCACCTCCCGCTCTTTCCCGCCCTCATCGCCGTCGCTGGTACCGGCGTCCTCCTCATCACCTCCTCCTATGGCTTGAGACAGCGAGGCTATTGCAGCCGTGCTGTACTTCGCACCGGCATCGAGGCTCCTCACGCCCTGGTAGCGGAAGAAGCTCGCGGGGGGCTAAGTCCGTGGTGCTCTTCACTCCGCCGCATACCAGCCCCGATCTACCCATCGAGGCGGTTATCAAGTTCCTCAGTGCACCCGACTTGGTGGTTGCCGCCCACTAGAGCGCCGCACctaacatgttgcaagcgtttgttataaatgtttcagatgtttcagagatatgttgcaagtttttCATGTGGATATTACAAAAGCAGATcggaatattgcatatgttgcaactaTTTTCAGAGGCATATTGCAAGCattttttatttggatgttgcatacatttcacacatgttgcaagagtatgtgtCAGCGCAAAAACGTGTCAATGCGCCGGACACATAGCAAgtcagaaggatctgcttgatggatcaaggctggagatccgcttggcttcaatgcagggttagtcgatcctgtgaattcctcccgaggcgtgctagtcaatttgacctgtaattgacaaagagaaaaagtttatcagtaatttaaggtggaacatgctaatTTTGCCCAGAcaattccaagtgtgccgcttcaggagcagctaGACGAGAAAAATCAACTAAACGGCCGATAcacgaagaaatcggctgtttACGGACTGTGAAGCTCATGGGTCACGATTGATTTTATcttgacaagtacaatgcacgcagatgtaaataaaatcatcagctaggtgagtATTGCCAGTGTAAAGCGTTgaaccgatgaatctaacgagaaaggatataacatacaaataaatcgactgtttagtacaaatggatctacaaacgctctgaatctaatatgttaccatcaacagtgaggtttgatcggatcgatggcatctatgatgataataacaaaccaaaaccgaaaaatccataaaaccatctatacatcgaTAGGCTTTCTGaaggacatgctatatgtgtgagggCTCAAgcaaattggctaaaatagccgattcaggtgaagagggactacaacatgtgaacaatcgactatttaacatggataaatctatgaactcatcagacttaacctgttatctctaacaatggggtttgaccggatcgatggcagccgtgataaagacgataaatcaaacctttaaagtacatagatctatccacatttaacagaatctTGTAGACACattgtaggcgttaaagcattggtgatcggctatttagccaatgcaagcatagcaaacagttaaggtcatgcccgaTCGAGaataaatctaccaactagcatcttccaatctaaagtgccatcagtggggattgaccggatcgttgcagccataataACAAACTATAGACCggattcaactagccagcaaacctcttcaagatcatgcgTGCCTTAACTGTGTACTATGtgtgatcaagatcgaagtagaacaaccgatgaaacataacatgtcgctcaaagtaagaaacatcatattgtaacaaagcaaacgacggactaaaaggatatgagaccgatatagatcgatctcgattgggcaagttgatattgctgaaagactaataacaataagaacatcagcaatatcggtaacttaatgaatctacccgaaggacgtcacccttaggtagagctgataacttgaccttaatctaattcaagcagtggaggtcgaacttaaccgatgcaaccgtacttAAACTatataagaatcgataactagcttatactagagtttgcagtggaggtcgaattTAACTGATGCAGtcgtacaaatagaagtataagccatgacggtacttatagacaagctgaAGGTCGACTAGACCGATGCAgccttgcttgttgaagaactcatcgagatctacactactcctactcctaagggttggcgtaaagccaaaaaaagtaacttgtattgattgattagatccctctttacaatagccggggtccaatatttatacccagagcataagcatgaatcctactcaagtacgacttattataatctttggtataaaagaaaatattcctatcttaagataacttggaccttaatctttctctttttgtagagtccgacatgtatttcctgacgccaaccgtagctcattgtcgttatctgctgacgtcatccgaagagagccgattctagtgccgcATCCAAATCAGCTGATATGGattcttatgcaatcgattccttgattgacataatcttggaagcttcgagttcccgcgttcttctctctaaattttggtgtaaacacatgccccccaatttgattttattctaaaattcctATTTACCTGTTTATCACGTCGCAACCGTTTTATTCCGAgatatacgcatgactcctgaTTTCTTGGtccgagtcttatataatataccaatagtatcttttccaactcactcggtccatttgctttccccttctttctcgagcaaatcgTAACAGCCGATGTCGCCATCGCTaaagcctcaaccctagcaaatcctctaccCTATCAAGCTTTTATTCGAGCGATCTTACTCGGATTCAAATTTATTttggctgcaatggcgaccagcgaccacgtccctgaggtatgttTACAAGTTCCCGCTTTTCAAATACCAGCCGCTACCCTGCATTttctttcttctcaaatttatttaatctgatttctaggaaatgaggaacgacatcttgattccatcggccgttgctcccaatgtctattttctcaggcctatgggtgaccctgatccatcttatttcatccgtcaagaaaccaactaaatcccctttaaacaatctatagtggatttgtcctcctggaataccaaaactcccttcagaaactggccaAAAATACCTAGGGGATGGGGAGACTGGTTTCGTAGGGTATCTGATAAGAAGGCCGAAGATTGGGAggtttatgacttgaatcaatgcttgacactctcgttgTCTGAGATGGAGCGGAACGATTCACTCATGATTTCTgtatcttatttctggtctaacaccctaaatgtttttgttttttatcatggcccaatgaccatcactttggtcgatgtttacatgttgaccagccttagaataacatgatcaatgcaaccttatgactttTTAAGTGCCAGATCCatgaaattagccaaaatatcagactacacAGGATGGGTAAGCTACATTCTAAACCATGTTGGAGATGGGTCAACTGTTAGCAAAAGAGAATATGTATCCTTcctgaacatgtggttagaaagattcatcttctgtgggtcatcttatgGTCTGACTTATAATCATAAgctcatggcagagcatctggcagTAGGCGCTAAAATTCCTCTTGGCAAATATCTGTTGAAATCAActtaccatttgatgcatcaggtggccgctcaactgctgaagaatgaagcagtgcacaccatcaacggtccttggtggctaatacaaatgtggttaaacttgtatatgcataagattgtaaggccaaatctccagaatttgagcttcccttcctccaactttgatgaggaatacagaggtAAAGAAGAAAGAACCCGCcagtgcatgaactatggtgaagccgcatcggccataataattgttgtcgatgttggccatctcttcaagaggttttatagagggtttgatacagataccctgacttggctaccctatgatgaggatgagaacagtGAGCTAGTCTTCTCatttaaattttgatttgaatcaggctgcttaGATGAAATGGCAGCTACAATCTTCAACTCTTTCATCAAACCTTGTGTTCTTCGagctgaatttcatcatgggcgaggcaaaatgtctataggttccttccttccaggcaaccttccaacctatgagttttatgACCCTTCTTTTATACCTTgttagtttggtcttggtcaactgcctCCTCAACTATTTTAAGGATATATTGAAGTCAAGAGAGGGTATTAGTGAAGTACTGGAATCCtctagagtttttcaactaggatcagatcttccttccttttgcttgcatgactggataAGGGTCAACTTCTCTTCTAACCtttttgactcttggtggcaagaatgacactcccatctcttctgtgggccggtccatcctagatgcatagtgtcggcatgaaatttttGTCCTGTGTcggggcacatgagcaagctagaagggtccgctcgatggagctggagatccacctagcttcaacgtagggattATCGATCTTGCGCACTCCTTCCGAgatgtgccagttaatttgaccctgttttgacaaggagagaaagctaattagtaatttaaggtggaacatgtcggtgttgccagatagtcccgaatgtgtggctctgagaaccgatgtggaaggagatcgactaaatagccgatttcatcatactcataagaataaatcggttaaagctcatggagttatggagtaaaaattggttatcattcaggatgaatatcgttatttagataaatattagtcaatggcaataggatgtcaatacTAATCAgtttatactaagccaatgactgcaagtaaccaaatACCTTTTTTACATGAAAAATTCAGTCCATCATCATTTaatcatttaatagagataaatctatgaacatattagatctcatctatcactatgaccagtggggcatgagacaaaatcatgcaggctatagaaacaacaataaattcgatgaccctaacttattgctaatatcagtggggcatgaggcagaatcatgcaggccgtaatacaataataagatcatggggctaacacatctttcaacctatctttacttcaatggtctcgtgacatgaactgcatatgtgaaagcactcaatatcggctaaaacaaccgatttaggcatagtgcacaattaaggtcatgccctatgaggaacagatctaccaaataacgatccccactctatagtgctaacagtggggtgtgaggcagaatcacataggccatgataacgggccatggaacggttctcgttagccaacagatctattcaagactagacatgccttaaccgcacactatgcacgatcaagattgacataaaacatccgataaaacataactcatcgtttaaggtgcagatttgaccagtttagattaataaacgatgggttaaataggatataaggccgatctagatcaatcccaattgggcgaagtgatattgatgtaattaaataaataatgaaagcaataagcaatatcagtaacttaatgaatctatccgaaggacgccagccttagatagagccgataacttgatcttaatctagttcgagcagtggaggtcgaccggatcgatgcaaccttacttgaactaaacaagagtcgataactaacttataccagagtcatagtggaggtcgaccagatcgatgcagccatacgaacagaagtataagccatgacggtacttacagacaagccggaggtcggccggatcgatgtagccctgctcgctgaagaactgatcgagatctactctactcctactcctaaggggtggctgaagctgaaaaagtaacttgtatttgattgattgtgtgtccttttacaatagctggggtccaatatttatacccggaacctacgcatgaatcctacttaagcacgactcatcacaatttttggcctaaaagaaaacattcctaatttaagataacttagaccctaatctttccctttttgtagagtccaacctGTTCTTTCCGACGCTGATCATAGCTTTTGTCgtcatctgctggcgctatctgaagaaagccgattctagtgctgcattcgaatcagctgatatcgaccttcgtgcaatcaatttcttgatgacatgatcttggaagcTTTCGAGTTTCTATAATttttccttccaaattttggtgtaaacacatagctctggatggagagtttgcttctgacagtgaggtaacttaccatcctttttttagaaaaattattcAATGAATTCCCCCGCCAACTGTTCTAATAGACCTTTTCAGGACATCGAATTCAATccccaagcttggataggaaggggcatcctatagattatcagccaccatgcccagtttcaagaataggatcagctgcacctccactgaagaagctgatgaaaactcatgctgcctccaCAATCATaacgtatcaatcttcaaagcgcaaggcggtccaagggacaacctagaaaaccgTTACTGGGAAAAGATTTCACAGAATGAGACCATCAACTGCCCAGGTAAAACAATTATCCCTCATCTCAAAGTGATATTCAACTTATAATCCCATTCCTTTCTTCACAGTTATCAATCATTGTGTCTCAACCTGGTCTGGGTGCAGAACTATTGTCCTAGGCATTCAAGTCAACATCAACTGAACCTTCATCGGCCGACCCTCAAAAGGAGAcgattttggttgaaacaaccGGCGCTTTCAAGACAACAGAAGATGTAAGTCCTTCCATTTCACCCCTGATGTTGCCAATGTTTTTTCTTCTTAAAATTCTCGATTTTTATTCAGTTTTCACCCTTTATCTGACCATTTATCATGCTAGATACTCTCTGAGGAAACACCCATGCAAGAGGAGTCTGACAATCCACCTATTGATAATGATCCTATTGGCATTGAGAATGATCCTACTGCTATTAACACTCAGACTATCGATTCCCCAGTtcagcacacaactgatggtaagaaaattatatatctattttatccttctataacaatcatgaactaaaaatcttctaGATACCAATGTTGAGAGTTTAGAGACGATTCAActagataccattggtgcatcatcagccatTCCTTCTTCTCAGATGGAAGCCATCTCAGAGAAGGTACTACATTTACTCCATCATTTATCTTATTATCAACTGATTCAATCCTCCTAACAAGATTTCCTTATATGTAGGCACTTAATCTTCCAGCTTCGAGCTACTCATTCAACCTTGAAGAGTATTTAGATGAACACAATTAGTTCATCAGTCATCTCTTCTAAGgaagctttatcagaagagaccagaaatcagctaagggatatattgtcaatgcttgagaagaatatagccaatttggtctAAGATGTAGATTCAATGTAGAGAGTCTCCTTGGCCTTTAAGGGTAATTCATCCTCAGTTCTTACCAAGG
It encodes:
- the LOC136464704 gene encoding uncharacterized protein, whose translation is MPSFKNRISCTSTEEADENSCCLHNHNVSIFKAQGGPRDNLENRYWEKISQNETINCPGKTIIPHLKAFKSTSTEPSSADPQKETILVETTGAFKTTEDILSEETPMQEESDNPPIDNDPIGIENDPTAINTQTIDSPVQHTTDDTNVESLETIQLDTIGASSAIPSSQMEAISEKRVSLAFKGNSSSVLTKALSSLSIIKDQAPKVKKAQRNLSNREALLAKKNSNRQEAKELTQLIDDLKNSSLRIDPELTQLEARRVELEKELENVKAAIDRHKSNLAQIPDAIKQKKQELLAKVREGKAICSSLEDIPRSAEEDKQQITFILNDRLHPLPRAGEPSNALSDAASTPDSSSDSFDSYNSDDTQCFL